The bacterium genome includes a region encoding these proteins:
- a CDS encoding recombinase A, protein MVPVPASSPLVPAAAPRPAADAWGWESFAGRIAELAALGGAARLSLAFGLVREAQRRGEPAAWVAAGAGSFYPPDAAACGVRLEALPVVFVPGLAAAARAADTLLRSGGFGLVVVDVVGAAGELPAPLATRLAGLARKHDAAVVFLAEAAEGAPSLTPLVGLRCAARRAEAGPGRFVCRAEALKDKRRGPGWAHEEIRRGPVGLR, encoded by the coding sequence ATGGTTCCCGTTCCCGCGTCGTCCCCGCTTGTCCCCGCGGCCGCCCCCCGGCCGGCGGCGGACGCGTGGGGCTGGGAATCGTTCGCCGGGCGGATCGCCGAATTGGCGGCGCTCGGCGGCGCGGCGCGGCTGTCGCTGGCCTTCGGGCTGGTCCGGGAGGCCCAGCGGCGCGGCGAGCCGGCGGCGTGGGTCGCGGCGGGCGCCGGCTCGTTCTATCCCCCCGACGCCGCCGCCTGCGGCGTCCGGCTCGAGGCGCTGCCGGTGGTCTTCGTCCCCGGCCTCGCCGCCGCCGCCCGCGCCGCCGACACGCTGCTCCGCTCCGGCGGCTTCGGCTTGGTCGTCGTGGACGTCGTCGGCGCCGCGGGGGAGCTCCCCGCGCCGCTGGCCACCCGGCTGGCCGGTCTGGCCCGCAAGCACGACGCGGCGGTCGTCTTTCTCGCCGAGGCGGCGGAAGGCGCGCCGTCCCTCACGCCGCTCGTCGGCCTCCGCTGCGCCGCGCGGCGCGCCGAGGCCGGCCCGGGACGGTTCGTCTGCCGCGCCGAAGCGCTCAAGGACAAGCGCCGCGGGCCGGGCTGGGCGCACGAGGAGATTCGCCGTGGGCCGGTGGGGCTGCGTTGA